The following proteins are co-located in the Anas platyrhynchos isolate ZD024472 breed Pekin duck chromosome 1, IASCAAS_PekinDuck_T2T, whole genome shotgun sequence genome:
- the GJA3 gene encoding gap junction alpha-3 protein: MGDWSFLGRLLENAQEHSTVIGKVWLTVLFIFRILVLGAAAEEVWGDEQSDFTCNTQQPGCENVCYDKAFPISHIRFWVLQIIFVSTPTLIYLGHVLHIVRMEEKRKEKEEELKKKGSVKDSNYPGAAMSGSGGGGSNNSKDPPAKRGKEKLPIRDERGRIRMGGALLRTYVFNIIFKTLFEVGFIVGQYFLYGFELKPVYQCSRPPCPHTVDCFISRPTEKTIFIIFMLVVASVSLLLNMLEIYHLGWKKLKQGMTSQYSLEMPITTLTPVMVTGETKPVSLPPPAPPVVVTTTAPPPVLPDTRAVTPLLAPVTMAPYYAAAAPRARPPSNTASVASYPMAPPVPEERHRAVTPTPVSTPVTIPTPIPTPTPAVVNYFNSKNHTLAAEQNWVNMAAEQQGKAPSSSPGSSTPSSVRRPLPEQEEPLEQLLPPSTGPPVVAASSGSSTSLSGASGTKWDVEGEEELAEERPVSAACTTVEMHEPPLLVDTRRLSRASKSSSSRARSDDLAV, translated from the coding sequence ATGGGTGACTGGAGCTTTCTGGGGAGGCTGTTGGAGAACGCGCAGGAGCACTCCACGGTTATCGGCAAGGTTTGGCTGACGGTGCTGTTTATCTTCAGGATactggtgctgggggctgctgctgaggaggtCTGGGGAGACGAGCAGTCAGACTTTACGTGCAACACTCAGCAACCTGGTTGCGAAAATGTGTGCTATGACAAAGCCTTCCCCATCTCTCACATCCGCTTCTGGGTGCTGCAGATCATTTTTGTCTCCACTCCAACCCTGATCTACCTGGGCCATGTGCTGCACATTGTACGCatggaggagaagaggaaagagaaagaagaggaactgaaaaagaagggaagcGTCAAGGACAGCAACTACCCAGGAGCAGCGATGTCTGGCAGTGGTGGTGGAGGCAGCAATAACTCCAAGGATCCTCCTGCCAAAAGGGGGAAGGAGAAGCTCCCAATCCGTGACGAGCGCGGTAGAATCCGTATGGGGGGCGCCCTGCTCCGTACCTACGTCTTCAACATCATTTTCAAGACACTCTTTGAGGTGGGCTTCATTGTGGGCCAGTACTTCCTATATGGCTTTGAACTAAAGCCAGTCTACCAGTGCAGCCGCCCGCCTTGCCCACACACCGTGGACTGCTTCATCTCACGGCCCACCGAGAAGAccatcttcatcatcttcatgtTGGTGGTGGCCTCTGTCTCCCTGCTGCTCAACATGCTTGAGATATATCACCTGGGGTGGAAGAAGCTCAAGCAGGGCATGACGAGCCAGTACAGCCTGGAGATGCCGATCACAACGCTGACACCGGTCATGGTCACAGGGGAGACCAAACCTGTGTCCCTGCCACCGCCGGCACCACCCGTGGTGGTGACGACCACCGCACCCCCTCCCGTTCTGCCGGACACCCGTGCTGTCACGCCGCTGCTGGCCCCGGTGACCATGGCACCGTACTACGCCGCGGCTGCTCCCAGAGCGCGGCCCCCATCCAACACGGCCTCGGTGGCAAGCTACCCCATGGCTCCACCAGTTCCCGAGGAGAGGCACCGTGCCGTCACCCCCACACCCGTCTCCACTCCCGTCACCATCCCGACGCCCATCCCCACGCCTACGCCGGCCGTCGTCAACTACTTCAACAGCAAAAACCACACGCTGGCAGCCGAGCAGAACTGGGTCAACATGGCAGCCGAGCAGCAGGGGAAGGCTCCCTCCAGCTCGCCGGGCTCCTCCACCCCCAGCAGCGTCCGGCGTCCCCTCCCCGAGCAAGAAGAGCCACTGGAGCAGCTTCTCCCACCCTCCACCGGGCCCCCCGTGGTGGCGgccagcagcggcagcagcaccagcctgaGCGGGGCGAGCGGCACCAAGTGGGACGTGGAGGGCGAGGAGGAGCTGGCGGAGGAGCGGCCCGTCTCGGCCGCCTGCACCACGGTGGAGATGCACGAGCCGCCGCTGCTGGTCGACACGCGGCGCTTGAGCAGGGCCAGTAAGtcgagcagcagcagagccaggtcAGACGACCTGGCCGTGTAG